A portion of the Sulfurospirillum diekertiae genome contains these proteins:
- a CDS encoding phosphoketolase family protein, protein MKDQPLLSEELTQIHAYWRAANYLSVGQIYLLDNPLLKEPLTLKHIKPRLLGHWGTTPGLNFIYVHMNRMITKNDLNMLFIAGPGHGGPAVVANTYLEGTYSEIYPDISQDEKGLQKLFKQFSFPGGIPSHTAPETPGSIHEGGELGYALSHAYGAVFDNPDLIACCVVGDGEAETGPLATAWHSNKFLDPKRDGVVLPILHLNGYKIANPTVLARISHDELEKLFLGYGYEPYFVEGDEPMAMHQKMAETMDDIISKIKTIWHKARSEGNTERPRWPMIILRSPKGWSGPKEVDGLKTEGSWRSHQVPLSELDKKPEHISILENWMKSYKPEELFDAKGKLIPILASLAPKGTKRMGANPHTNGGALLQPLHLPDFKTYAVDVSHHGQSIAESTRVLGGFLRDVMRYNMHNFRVFGPDETASNRLGALFEVTNRVWMAEQYDTDDHLSQDGRVMEILSEHTCQGWLEGYLLTGRHGFFSCYEAFIHIIDSMFNQHAKWLKVTSREIPWRKPIASLNYLLTSHVWRQDHNGFSHQDPGFIDVVVNKKAHIVNVYFPPDANTLLWVGSQCLKSLNAINVIVAGKQPELQWLGMEEAMSHCEQGIGIWKWASNDADNVPDVVMTCCGDVPTLESLAAVSILNDFVPELKIRFINVVDLMTLEPHEEHQHGLSHEAFNCLFPKDTPVIFAYHGYPWLIHRLAYRRANHEHLHVRGYKEEGTTTTPFDMVVLNDMDRFHLVMDVMDRVPKMKPFAETIKAKMRAKLKEHQTYIETYGQDMPEILNWKWMRER, encoded by the coding sequence ATGAAAGATCAACCACTTTTATCAGAAGAACTTACGCAGATTCATGCCTATTGGCGTGCAGCTAATTATCTTTCCGTTGGACAGATTTATTTGCTTGATAACCCACTTTTGAAAGAACCTCTGACATTAAAACATATAAAACCGCGCTTACTGGGACACTGGGGAACAACACCGGGGCTTAATTTTATCTATGTTCACATGAACCGTATGATCACTAAAAATGATCTCAACATGCTTTTTATCGCAGGTCCTGGACATGGAGGTCCAGCTGTCGTTGCTAACACTTATTTAGAAGGAACGTACAGCGAAATTTATCCTGATATTTCACAAGATGAGAAAGGACTTCAAAAGCTCTTTAAACAGTTCTCTTTTCCCGGAGGCATCCCGAGTCACACTGCACCTGAAACACCCGGTTCCATTCATGAAGGAGGTGAACTCGGTTACGCCCTTTCCCATGCTTATGGAGCGGTGTTCGACAATCCAGACCTAATCGCCTGTTGCGTGGTAGGCGATGGTGAAGCTGAAACAGGGCCTCTGGCTACGGCATGGCACTCCAATAAATTTTTAGACCCCAAACGTGATGGTGTCGTGCTTCCCATTCTCCACCTCAACGGCTATAAAATCGCCAATCCAACCGTGCTTGCACGCATTTCGCACGATGAGCTTGAAAAACTCTTCCTCGGCTACGGCTATGAACCTTATTTTGTTGAAGGCGATGAGCCGATGGCAATGCATCAAAAAATGGCAGAAACGATGGATGACATCATCTCCAAAATTAAAACCATTTGGCATAAAGCAAGAAGTGAAGGAAATACAGAACGCCCTCGTTGGCCGATGATTATTCTACGAAGTCCTAAAGGCTGGAGCGGCCCTAAAGAGGTCGATGGGCTCAAAACTGAAGGATCATGGCGTTCACACCAAGTGCCACTCTCAGAACTTGATAAAAAACCTGAGCACATCAGTATTCTTGAAAATTGGATGAAAAGTTATAAGCCTGAAGAACTTTTTGATGCCAAAGGAAAACTCATCCCTATACTCGCTTCACTTGCACCCAAGGGCACGAAACGTATGGGGGCTAACCCTCATACCAATGGCGGAGCACTTCTACAACCTTTGCATTTGCCTGATTTTAAAACCTATGCAGTGGATGTGTCCCATCATGGGCAGAGCATTGCCGAATCGACGCGTGTTTTAGGCGGTTTCTTACGCGACGTGATGCGCTACAATATGCACAACTTTCGTGTCTTTGGACCTGATGAAACTGCGTCTAATCGTCTTGGAGCGCTCTTTGAAGTAACCAATCGTGTCTGGATGGCAGAGCAGTATGACACAGATGATCATCTAAGCCAAGATGGACGGGTTATGGAAATTCTCTCCGAACACACCTGCCAAGGCTGGCTTGAGGGTTATTTGCTGACGGGACGTCATGGCTTTTTCTCATGTTATGAGGCATTTATCCACATCATCGACTCCATGTTTAACCAACATGCTAAATGGTTGAAGGTGACCAGCCGTGAAATCCCTTGGCGCAAACCTATTGCATCGCTCAACTATCTTCTGACCTCGCATGTTTGGAGGCAAGATCATAACGGTTTTTCACACCAAGACCCAGGATTCATCGATGTCGTTGTCAATAAAAAAGCACACATTGTCAATGTCTATTTTCCACCCGATGCGAACACACTGTTGTGGGTGGGCTCACAATGCCTCAAAAGCCTCAACGCCATTAACGTCATCGTCGCAGGCAAACAACCTGAGCTTCAGTGGCTTGGGATGGAAGAGGCAATGAGCCATTGTGAACAAGGGATTGGCATTTGGAAATGGGCAAGTAATGATGCAGACAATGTGCCGGATGTGGTGATGACATGTTGCGGTGATGTACCAACACTAGAGTCCTTAGCGGCGGTAAGTATTTTAAACGATTTCGTACCTGAACTCAAAATTCGTTTTATCAATGTCGTCGATTTAATGACACTTGAACCTCATGAAGAACATCAACATGGGTTAAGTCATGAAGCATTTAATTGTCTCTTCCCAAAAGATACGCCTGTCATTTTTGCTTATCATGGCTATCCGTGGTTAATTCACCGTTTGGCATATAGAAGAGCCAATCATGAGCATTTACATGTAAGAGGGTATAAAGAAGAGGGAACGACCACCACACCTTTTGATATGGTCGTTTTAAACGATATGGATAGGTTCCATCTGGTCATGGATGTAATGGATCGTGTACCTAAAATGAAGCCTTTTGCCGAGACAATTAAAGCAAAAATGCGTGCCAAACTCAAAGAGCATCAAACATACATCGAAACGTACGGGCAAGATATGCCTGAGATTTTAAACTGGAAGTGGATGAGGGAGCGCTAG
- a CDS encoding helix-turn-helix domain-containing protein, whose protein sequence is MIERFMDQIVENVKAERTKRGISQLALAQILGHKSPNYVAKIETRKHDVSYNLEHLYRIASEFGLEVTDLIPQVKKATK, encoded by the coding sequence ATGATTGAGCGTTTTATGGATCAAATTGTTGAAAATGTTAAGGCTGAAAGAACTAAAAGAGGTATCAGCCAATTAGCATTAGCACAAATCCTTGGTCATAAATCACCCAACTATGTGGCTAAAATAGAAACCCGTAAACATGATGTCAGTTATAACCTTGAGCACCTTTATAGAATTGCTTCTGAATTTGGTTTGGAAGTGACAGATTTAATCCCTCAAGTGAAAAAAGCTACGAAATAA
- a CDS encoding arginine deiminase-related protein has product MLLAITHLPSPKLQECELTFLESETIDIEKAKEQHKNYCSMLERCGAKVIVLDENLACPDSVFVEDPIIVFDEVAVLTSMGVESRRARVPRWEKSSLLIVT; this is encoded by the coding sequence ATGCTTTTAGCCATTACGCATCTGCCTTCGCCCAAGTTACAAGAGTGTGAGCTTACTTTTTTGGAAAGTGAAACGATTGACATTGAAAAAGCCAAGGAACAACATAAAAATTATTGTTCTATGTTAGAGCGATGTGGTGCTAAAGTGATTGTTTTAGATGAAAATTTAGCATGTCCCGATAGTGTTTTTGTGGAAGATCCTATCATCGTCTTTGATGAGGTGGCGGTACTGACTTCTATGGGTGTGGAGTCACGTAGAGCGAGAGTACCTCGATGGGAAAAATCTTCTCTGCTTATCGTGACATAG
- a CDS encoding lactate/malate family dehydrogenase, with product MRVGIIGAGGVGVELISYLLTLGNMSEIVLVNRNKDKAWAEVEDFSYVESFTYARNTHLHHGDYADCAGCDVVVITAGATLKGNQTRDELLGENASLIKTIVHELHTYAPNAILIMVTNPVDILTHIAFKEGLYPRERLISAGTLVDTARFMKIVSQKVGIDPKNINGYVLGEHGKGSTLPWSICNICGLDVDTFCELNGLPLLDKTQIYQDVIHAGFEIFYKKGNTNHSIAASVFRIIRAISNDEHSVLPLGVYLEGEYGLSDVVLNVPVVVTREGAIKILHYKLLPEELEALHVSARVMQKMAREVL from the coding sequence ATGCGCGTAGGAATTATCGGAGCAGGTGGTGTTGGTGTTGAATTGATTAGCTATCTTTTGACATTGGGCAATATGAGTGAAATTGTTTTAGTCAATCGTAATAAAGACAAAGCTTGGGCAGAAGTAGAAGACTTCTCTTATGTTGAATCCTTTACCTATGCGCGCAATACCCACTTACATCATGGTGATTACGCTGATTGTGCGGGATGTGATGTTGTCGTGATTACCGCAGGCGCAACTCTCAAAGGCAATCAAACCAGAGACGAACTTCTAGGTGAAAATGCTAGCCTGATCAAAACCATCGTTCATGAATTACACACCTATGCTCCTAATGCTATTTTAATTATGGTGACCAATCCAGTAGATATTCTCACCCATATTGCTTTTAAAGAGGGACTTTATCCACGTGAACGTCTTATCAGTGCAGGTACGCTAGTTGATACTGCACGTTTTATGAAAATTGTAAGTCAGAAAGTAGGCATTGATCCTAAAAATATTAATGGTTATGTTTTGGGTGAACATGGCAAAGGGAGTACCCTTCCATGGAGCATTTGCAATATTTGCGGTTTGGATGTCGATACATTTTGTGAACTCAATGGCTTACCATTGCTGGATAAAACACAGATTTACCAAGATGTCATTCATGCAGGATTTGAGATTTTTTATAAAAAAGGCAATACCAACCATAGCATTGCCGCCAGTGTTTTTCGCATCATCCGCGCCATTTCCAACGATGAACATTCCGTGCTTCCACTAGGTGTTTACCTTGAGGGGGAGTATGGGCTGAGTGATGTTGTCCTCAATGTCCCCGTTGTCGTGACACGTGAAGGCGCGATTAAAATCCTTCATTACAAGCTGCTTCCGGAAGAGCTTGAAGCGTTACATGTAAGCGCACGCGTGATGCAAAAAATGGCGCGTGAGGTGCTCTAG
- a CDS encoding inorganic phosphate transporter, translated as MSVLWDALTNVDNLTIALLLLSLGIALFYEMINGFHDTANAVAMIIYTHSMKARDSVIMSGVMNFLGVLMGGIGVAYAIVHLLPVDIMVATNKNASLAMVYALLISAVIWNLGTWYFALPVSSSHSLIGSIIGVSATFGVLNGFDISQSVNWKVVYGVLAGLAISPVIGFGIAFFMMRLARKYIDSPKLFKSPTQEEKRKHPNFWARMGIIATGAGVSFAHGSNDGQKGIGLIMIILIGILPNYYALNMNSHQYKITQTKDSANNLARFYADNNETLVQMVSEKRLTSALKTKNTIAECNVDQVGISASLVAQKLNNLKSYEDLAAEDIWSVRTTILCSDNFFAQAEKIYLIGDKDKSDYIATQRKALVSPIEYAPTWVIMAVALAIGIGTMIGYKRIVETIGEKIGAKPINYMQGTISQLTTMVTILLANFVHAPVSTTHILSSAVTGSMVAEPDGGIQRSTVKMIVLSWIFTLPVTAVLGSAIYMLLNFLMK; from the coding sequence ATGTCTGTACTTTGGGACGCTTTAACAAATGTTGATAATCTTACAATTGCTTTACTTCTTTTATCGCTAGGAATTGCTCTCTTTTATGAAATGATTAATGGTTTTCACGATACTGCCAATGCCGTCGCGATGATTATCTACACGCACTCTATGAAAGCACGCGACTCGGTCATTATGTCAGGTGTCATGAATTTTTTAGGTGTTTTGATGGGTGGAATTGGCGTTGCTTATGCCATTGTTCATCTGCTCCCTGTCGATATTATGGTCGCAACTAATAAAAATGCTTCCTTAGCAATGGTCTACGCACTTCTTATTTCTGCTGTTATATGGAATTTAGGAACATGGTATTTTGCCCTCCCTGTTTCAAGCTCGCACTCACTCATTGGTTCTATCATTGGCGTCAGCGCAACGTTTGGTGTTTTAAACGGATTTGATATTTCCCAAAGTGTTAACTGGAAAGTCGTTTACGGGGTGCTTGCTGGCTTAGCCATTTCTCCTGTTATTGGCTTTGGTATTGCATTTTTTATGATGCGGTTGGCTCGAAAATATATTGATAGCCCCAAATTATTTAAATCACCGACACAAGAAGAAAAGCGTAAACATCCTAATTTTTGGGCACGTATGGGTATTATTGCCACAGGTGCGGGGGTTAGTTTTGCGCATGGATCAAATGATGGTCAAAAGGGTATTGGTCTTATTATGATTATTCTCATTGGTATTTTGCCTAATTATTATGCCCTCAATATGAACTCACATCAGTATAAAATAACTCAAACAAAAGATTCCGCTAACAATTTAGCAAGATTTTATGCCGATAATAACGAAACGTTAGTTCAAATGGTGAGTGAAAAAAGGCTTACAAGTGCCCTTAAAACAAAAAATACCATTGCAGAGTGTAACGTTGATCAAGTCGGCATATCGGCATCTTTGGTTGCTCAAAAGCTCAATAATTTGAAATCCTATGAAGATCTTGCAGCAGAGGATATTTGGAGTGTTCGCACCACGATTTTATGCTCCGATAATTTCTTTGCTCAAGCCGAAAAAATATACCTTATTGGGGACAAAGACAAGTCAGACTACATTGCTACTCAGAGAAAAGCGCTTGTTTCACCTATAGAGTATGCGCCTACGTGGGTTATTATGGCTGTTGCTCTTGCGATTGGTATTGGTACGATGATAGGGTATAAAAGAATTGTTGAAACTATTGGTGAAAAAATTGGTGCTAAGCCGATTAACTATATGCAAGGAACGATTTCTCAATTGACAACAATGGTCACCATTTTATTGGCTAACTTTGTACATGCTCCTGTAAGCACCACGCATATTCTCTCCAGTGCCGTAACGGGTTCAATGGTCGCAGAACCCGATGGTGGTATCCAAAGAAGTACGGTGAAGATGATTGTTCTTTCATGGATTTTTACGTTACCCGTTACCGCAGTGCTTGGCTCAGCAATTTACATGCTTTTGAACTTTTTAATGAAGTAA
- a CDS encoding recombinase family protein, with the protein MAQTIGYIRVSTNNQDFQNQHHAILSYVNHKGLGKVSFVEVKISSKKSEEDRKIDELLITLQPHDHLIVSELSRIGRSVVNVVTIVNQLISKKVNIHILKEHLLIEPDMQNPFTDFQINIFSSFAQLERDLISQRTKEALHARKANGIKLGKPKGTIQESMYDKNKAKIKELYDLGVSLTNISQKHLGYGTIKSLSEYIKNKLNRKENHE; encoded by the coding sequence ATGGCTCAAACGATAGGGTATATTCGTGTTAGTACCAATAATCAAGACTTCCAAAATCAACACCATGCTATTCTTTCCTATGTAAATCACAAGGGTTTAGGAAAAGTTTCGTTTGTGGAAGTTAAAATCAGCAGCAAAAAGAGTGAAGAAGATCGAAAGATCGATGAGCTTTTAATAACCCTTCAACCCCATGATCATTTGATCGTCTCAGAATTAAGCCGTATCGGACGAAGCGTGGTGAATGTAGTCACTATTGTGAATCAACTTATTTCCAAGAAAGTCAATATTCATATCCTAAAAGAGCATCTTTTGATTGAGCCAGATATGCAAAATCCTTTCACTGACTTTCAAATCAATATTTTCTCCTCCTTTGCCCAATTAGAAAGAGATTTGATTAGCCAACGAACCAAAGAGGCCTTACATGCACGCAAAGCTAATGGTATTAAACTTGGAAAGCCCAAAGGCACAATTCAAGAGAGTATGTACGATAAAAATAAAGCTAAGATCAAAGAACTTTATGATTTAGGAGTCAGTCTCACAAATATTTCTCAAAAACATTTAGGATATGGCACGATTAAAAGTTTGAGTGAATATATTAAAAACAAGCTAAATAGGAAGGAAAACCATGAGTAA
- a CDS encoding methionine ABC transporter ATP-binding protein, with the protein MVNIENVTVTFQTKDTSFKAVDTINLHIQEGEIFGIVGTSGAGKSTLIRTINLLQKPTSGKIWIAGEDITEYTGLKLRTIRHSIGMIFQHFNLIHTKTVFDNVAFPMVIAGASKEAIAQRVPALLELVGLSDKMHVYPSTLSGGQKQRVGIARALANSPRILLCDEPTSALDLETTNAILDLLKEINKKLGITTILITHEMDVIKKICNKVAVMDKGIVVETGSVYDIFSLPKHLFTQKLVAHTLNLELPSRILQDVQGRLIKVVYNGDRAEEPILSDAIRTFGVDINVLHGKIEYIDEKPLGVLLLNINASSAQIEQIISYLKERTASVEVFHG; encoded by the coding sequence ATGGTAAATATTGAAAATGTAACGGTTACGTTTCAAACGAAAGACACCTCTTTTAAAGCAGTTGATACTATTAATTTGCACATTCAAGAAGGCGAAATATTTGGTATTGTCGGTACGAGCGGTGCTGGTAAAAGTACCCTTATTCGTACTATTAACCTTCTTCAAAAACCGACATCTGGAAAGATATGGATTGCTGGAGAGGATATTACAGAATACACAGGATTAAAACTTAGAACGATCCGCCATAGCATAGGTATGATTTTTCAACATTTCAATCTCATTCACACAAAAACTGTTTTTGACAATGTTGCTTTTCCTATGGTCATTGCAGGAGCTTCTAAAGAGGCAATTGCCCAAAGGGTTCCTGCACTTTTAGAGCTTGTAGGTCTCTCGGACAAAATGCATGTTTATCCATCTACCCTTTCAGGCGGACAAAAACAACGTGTTGGTATCGCTCGAGCGCTTGCCAATAGCCCTAGAATTCTTTTATGCGATGAACCTACCTCTGCACTTGATCTTGAAACGACTAATGCTATTTTAGACCTTCTAAAAGAGATCAATAAAAAATTAGGTATTACAACCATTCTGATTACTCATGAGATGGATGTGATTAAAAAAATATGTAACAAAGTTGCCGTGATGGATAAAGGCATTGTGGTTGAAACAGGCAGTGTTTATGATATCTTCTCACTTCCAAAGCACCTTTTTACACAAAAATTAGTAGCCCATACGCTTAATCTTGAGTTACCTTCTCGCATTTTACAAGATGTTCAAGGCCGTCTCATTAAAGTTGTTTACAACGGAGATAGAGCTGAAGAACCGATATTGAGTGACGCGATTCGTACTTTTGGAGTAGACATTAATGTTTTGCATGGAAAAATTGAGTATATTGATGAAAAACCTTTAGGGGTACTTCTTTTAAATATTAATGCAAGTAGTGCTCAGATTGAACAAATTATAAGTTATCTTAAAGAGCGAACAGCGTCAGTGGAGGTATTTCATGGATAG
- a CDS encoding methionine ABC transporter permease encodes MDSFIELLPDLLKAFWETLQMVGISFFFSLLLGIPLGLFLFITDKGLFWENKFLNAMSGLLINVVRSTPYVILLVLLLPLTQILIGTTIGPIAASFSLSVAAIAFYARLVQVSLCEVDKGVIEAATAYGATPFQIIKDVLLSEALPGLIRGLTVTGISLVGYSAMAGIVGGGGVGDLAIRFGYYRYETNVMVMTVVILILLVQILQVFGDNIATKVDKK; translated from the coding sequence ATGGATAGTTTTATCGAACTTTTACCCGATCTTTTAAAAGCATTTTGGGAAACCTTACAAATGGTAGGTATCTCTTTTTTCTTCTCCCTTCTTTTGGGTATTCCTTTAGGGTTATTTTTATTTATTACCGATAAAGGTCTTTTTTGGGAAAACAAATTTCTGAATGCGATGAGCGGTTTGCTTATCAATGTTGTGCGTTCAACACCTTATGTTATATTGCTGGTTCTGTTGCTTCCCTTGACACAAATACTCATTGGGACAACCATAGGACCTATTGCTGCCTCTTTTTCACTTTCGGTTGCAGCAATTGCTTTTTATGCGAGGTTGGTGCAAGTATCACTGTGCGAAGTCGATAAGGGCGTAATTGAGGCGGCTACTGCTTATGGTGCGACACCGTTCCAAATTATAAAAGACGTTTTACTTTCCGAAGCACTTCCTGGACTTATTAGGGGGCTGACTGTTACAGGGATCAGTCTTGTAGGCTACTCTGCAATGGCGGGCATTGTTGGTGGTGGAGGTGTGGGCGATCTTGCAATTCGCTTTGGATATTATCGCTACGAAACAAACGTGATGGTTATGACCGTTGTCATTCTTATCCTTTTAGTGCAAATTCTACAAGTATTTGGAGATAACATTGCTACGAAAGTCGATAAAAAATAA
- a CDS encoding arginine deiminase family protein, whose translation MGKIFSAYRDIERISLPAKIEGGDVLKVGKKIFVGESSRTNVEGIQALAAIIKPFGCMVIPVKVTGCLHLKTGVTALDDQTILINANWVDADAFEGFSKVEVPDDEPFGANILKIGDIVCMNEAFPKTMMLVKSLGYKVDSVNISEFVKAEAGLTCMSVPFTCKA comes from the coding sequence ATGGGAAAAATCTTCTCTGCTTATCGTGACATAGAGCGAATCTCCTTACCTGCCAAAATAGAAGGCGGAGATGTCCTTAAAGTCGGCAAAAAAATATTTGTAGGTGAGTCTTCTCGTACCAATGTGGAGGGTATTCAAGCTCTTGCAGCCATCATAAAACCTTTTGGGTGTATGGTCATTCCTGTCAAAGTGACGGGGTGTTTACACCTTAAAACGGGAGTGACCGCATTGGATGATCAGACAATTTTGATTAACGCAAATTGGGTCGATGCCGACGCATTTGAGGGCTTTAGTAAAGTCGAGGTTCCCGATGATGAACCCTTCGGCGCGAACATTCTTAAAATCGGTGATATTGTGTGCATGAACGAAGCGTTCCCCAAGACCATGATGCTTGTAAAATCCTTAGGCTATAAAGTGGATTCAGTGAATATCAGTGAGTTTGTTAAAGCCGAAGCAGGGCTTACCTGCATGAGCGTTCCGTTTACATGTAAAGCATAG
- a CDS encoding MetQ/NlpA family ABC transporter substrate-binding protein: protein MNLKQWKSKVSIWIAALFIFTAGNAFAENKHLIIGISPGPYGDLFKQAIAPSLAQKGYTVEIKEFSDYVQPNLALANKSIDANLFQHPMYLKKFAADKGLKLSALISVPTAGVGIYSKKYKSIADIKEGSSLTLANDPTNLARALRYLQAVGLIKIKPEIDATKASEKDIVENPKKLKIHPLEAAQIPRTLDSVDIAVASGNYAISSGIYPTAIDREIIPEDYINVIAVRTDDLDAQYVKDIKEVVESEAFANIMSDPAKIFKDFQKPAWLKAKTK from the coding sequence ATGAATTTGAAACAATGGAAATCAAAAGTATCTATTTGGATTGCGGCACTGTTCATCTTTACCGCAGGAAATGCATTTGCAGAGAATAAACATCTTATTATTGGTATATCACCAGGCCCTTACGGCGATCTTTTCAAACAAGCGATTGCGCCTAGTCTTGCACAAAAGGGGTATACCGTAGAGATTAAAGAGTTTAGTGACTATGTGCAACCCAATCTTGCACTTGCCAATAAATCAATCGATGCGAATCTCTTTCAACACCCCATGTATTTGAAAAAGTTTGCAGCGGACAAAGGTCTTAAACTCTCAGCGCTGATCAGCGTTCCAACGGCAGGTGTTGGTATTTACTCTAAAAAATATAAATCGATTGCAGACATTAAAGAGGGCTCTTCCCTTACTCTTGCCAATGACCCTACAAATCTAGCAAGAGCACTTCGTTATTTGCAAGCGGTGGGACTTATTAAAATTAAACCAGAGATTGATGCAACGAAAGCTTCAGAGAAAGACATTGTTGAAAATCCAAAAAAACTTAAAATCCATCCGCTTGAAGCAGCTCAAATTCCTCGCACATTGGACAGTGTAGACATTGCCGTTGCTTCTGGAAATTATGCGATTTCTTCAGGCATTTACCCAACTGCCATTGATCGAGAAATTATTCCTGAAGATTATATCAACGTCATTGCGGTTCGAACCGATGATTTAGATGCACAATATGTGAAAGATATTAAAGAAGTGGTTGAATCAGAAGCCTTTGCAAATATTATGAGTGATCCTGCTAAAATCTTCAAAGATTTTCAAAAACCTGCGTGGTTAAAAGCTAAAACAAAGTAG